In one Sphingobacterium daejeonense genomic region, the following are encoded:
- a CDS encoding DUF4099 domain-containing protein, with protein sequence MKYPINENEMPLIELEKLGLYKDGGFSIGPENIDALLAGRRTDMLSMAALNIDGLAIRQLDAKLSLGRNTDGTVQLNIHPIYREPQWHPLLSDDEEKALIAGEKHVVSKEQEIDGNRKKKVLIEYDDLTREFIAYESDAVQAPIRVNGEELSEKQQEAFRNGEVVELKDGTKIQHSATDNKGIRSDRKRLMLSVLLDGGISYLVFRGINNLKGRLEPQSEGYSEGYNRALADMMMADKKQKDRGNEKTVEDFVLDLRDKQESRGYGRTGAR encoded by the coding sequence ATGAAATATCCCATCAACGAAAATGAAATGCCCCTAATCGAACTTGAAAAATTGGGGCTTTACAAAGACGGAGGGTTCAGTATCGGTCCGGAGAATATCGATGCCCTGCTTGCAGGAAGAAGAACCGATATGTTGAGCATGGCAGCTCTGAACATCGACGGGCTTGCCATCCGTCAATTGGATGCCAAGTTATCCCTTGGCCGGAATACAGACGGCACGGTACAGCTAAACATACACCCCATCTATCGGGAACCGCAATGGCATCCACTGTTGAGCGATGACGAGGAAAAAGCCCTGATCGCAGGAGAAAAGCACGTTGTCAGCAAGGAACAGGAGATTGACGGTAACAGAAAGAAGAAAGTCCTCATTGAATATGACGACCTGACACGGGAATTTATAGCGTATGAATCAGACGCTGTGCAGGCTCCGATCAGAGTAAACGGCGAAGAACTTTCGGAAAAGCAACAGGAGGCTTTCCGCAACGGTGAAGTTGTGGAACTCAAAGACGGAACCAAAATCCAACATTCAGCAACGGACAATAAGGGTATCCGTTCAGACCGAAAACGGCTTATGTTATCGGTGCTTTTGGACGGCGGTATATCTTACTTGGTGTTCAGAGGTATCAATAACCTAAAAGGTAGGCTTGAACCGCAGAGCGAGGGTTACAGCGAGGGGTATAACCGCGCATTGGCCGATATGATGATGGCGGATAAAAAACAGAAAGACAGAGGCAATGAAAAAACCGTTGAAGACTTTGTACTAGATCTTCGGGATAAACAAGAAAGCAGAGGCTACGGTCGTACCGGGGCGAGGTAA
- a CDS encoding class D beta-lactamase, producing the protein MGKKNLILGTVIPAWNQDTDLKGAFKNSTIWFYEVLSQKIGKKKYKKTLKKLKYGNGDISQAKDDFWNYGDFEVTPKNQVEFLIQLSQNQLPFSPENMDLVKEMMVLEKKDNTILRGKTGWTLKDCLNIGWFIGYLSTNDNQYFFATRVIDSTETKNPYFAKSRVEITNKVLNDYIQKTSGK; encoded by the coding sequence ATGGGAAAGAAAAATCTCATTTTAGGGACCGTTATCCCTGCATGGAACCAAGACACCGATTTAAAAGGTGCATTCAAAAATTCGACAATCTGGTTTTATGAAGTTCTCTCCCAGAAGATTGGTAAGAAAAAATATAAAAAAACATTGAAGAAATTGAAGTATGGAAACGGAGATATTAGTCAAGCAAAAGATGATTTTTGGAACTATGGAGATTTTGAGGTCACTCCAAAAAATCAAGTAGAATTCTTAATCCAGTTATCTCAAAATCAACTCCCATTCTCACCAGAAAATATGGACCTTGTAAAGGAAATGATGGTTTTAGAAAAAAAGGACAATACTATCCTAAGAGGCAAAACAGGTTGGACATTAAAAGACTGCCTTAACATCGGTTGGTTTATTGGATACTTATCAACGAATGACAACCAATATTTCTTCGCAACGAGAGTTATAGATTCTACAGAAACAAAAAATCCCTATTTTGCAAAATCAAGGGTTGAAATCACAAATAAGGTCCTAAATGATTATATCCAAAAAACTTCAGGAAAATAA
- a CDS encoding penicillin-binding transpeptidase domain-containing protein — translation MTSIKYYLFITITFILFNKSFAQTNNSDLFSVNNVKGSTTIFDLKNAKWYYTDEKDAHIGTLPASTFKIVNSLIALETKAISTANDTLKWDGKEKSHFRDRYPCMEPRHRFKRCIQKFDNLVL, via the coding sequence ATGACATCTATCAAATACTATCTCTTTATTACCATTACATTCATACTTTTCAACAAATCCTTTGCTCAAACAAACAATTCAGACTTATTTTCTGTGAATAATGTCAAGGGAAGCACCACTATCTTTGATCTAAAAAATGCAAAATGGTACTATACCGATGAAAAGGACGCCCATATAGGAACTTTACCAGCCTCAACTTTCAAAATCGTCAATTCATTAATAGCCCTAGAAACTAAAGCTATTTCTACCGCAAATGATACGCTGAAGTGGGATGGGAAAGAAAAATCTCATTTTAGGGACCGTTATCCCTGCATGGAACCAAGACACCGATTTAAAAGGTGCATTCAAAAATTCGACAATCTGGTTTTATGA
- a CDS encoding YtxH domain-containing protein, producing the protein MNDNGKIVTALLAGLAAGAVLGIIFAPEKGSETREKLNESLTDLGDAIKERAEEQFDQLSDFKDKLVAAVKSKLGRAEDAIDEEIEEHA; encoded by the coding sequence ATGAATGATAACGGTAAGATTGTAACAGCGCTGTTGGCTGGATTGGCCGCAGGTGCAGTTTTAGGAATTATTTTCGCTCCTGAGAAAGGTAGTGAAACAAGAGAGAAATTGAATGAATCATTGACTGATCTTGGTGACGCGATTAAGGAACGTGCAGAGGAGCAGTTTGATCAGCTAAGTGATTTTAAAGATAAGTTAGTTGCTGCGGTAAAATCGAAGCTTGGAAGAGCTGAGGATGCTATCGATGAAGAAATCGAAGAGCACGCTTAA
- the fcl gene encoding GDP-L-fucose synthase produces the protein MEKQAKIYVAGHRGMVGSAIYRRLKELGYENIITRTSKELDLRDQQAVKEFFENEKPEYVFLAAAKVGGIMANNIYRADFLYENLAIQNNVIHFSHENDVKKLMFLGSSCIYPKMAPQPLKEDYLLTGTLEPTNEPYAIAKIAGIKMVESYRLQYQDNYISVMPTNLYGINDNYHPENSHVLPALIRKFHEAKVNNSPTVSIWGSGTPLREFMYADDLADACVFLMENYDDLQFVNIGVGEDVSIRDLAQLIKEVVGFEGQLEFDSSKPDGTPRKLMDVSKLNRLGWKAKTDLKDGIRLAYQDFLQNYNEKA, from the coding sequence GTGGAAAAACAAGCGAAAATTTACGTTGCAGGACATAGAGGGATGGTCGGATCGGCTATTTATCGTAGATTAAAAGAGTTAGGATATGAAAATATCATTACCAGAACATCCAAAGAACTAGACCTTCGTGATCAACAAGCTGTAAAGGAGTTTTTTGAAAATGAAAAACCGGAATATGTTTTTTTAGCTGCAGCCAAAGTCGGCGGAATTATGGCGAACAATATCTACAGGGCTGATTTTTTATATGAGAATTTAGCTATTCAAAATAATGTTATCCACTTTTCTCACGAAAATGATGTCAAGAAACTAATGTTCTTAGGATCCAGCTGCATCTATCCAAAAATGGCCCCTCAGCCATTGAAGGAGGATTATTTATTGACAGGAACTCTTGAACCTACCAATGAGCCTTATGCCATTGCTAAGATTGCAGGGATAAAAATGGTAGAATCTTATCGGCTTCAATATCAGGACAACTATATTTCGGTTATGCCAACAAACCTGTATGGCATAAATGACAATTACCATCCCGAAAATTCACATGTACTGCCAGCTTTGATCCGAAAATTCCATGAAGCAAAAGTGAATAACAGCCCTACTGTTAGTATTTGGGGTTCTGGGACGCCACTCCGAGAATTTATGTATGCTGACGACCTCGCAGATGCGTGTGTTTTTTTAATGGAAAACTATGATGACCTTCAGTTTGTAAATATTGGTGTAGGAGAGGATGTCAGTATTCGAGATTTGGCACAACTCATTAAAGAGGTCGTGGGATTTGAGGGTCAATTGGAATTCGACAGTAGTAAACCTGATGGTACTCCCCGGAAATTGATGGATGTCAGTAAACTAAATAGATTAGGCTGGAAAGCCAAAACAGATTTAAAAGACGGCATCAGATTAGCATATCAAGATTTCCTGCAAAACTACAATGAAAAAGCTTAA
- the trmB gene encoding tRNA (guanosine(46)-N7)-methyltransferase TrmB → MGKDKLRKFAEVATFKNVVQLDAGKEFKGKWAKEFFKNEQPIILELACGKGEYTVNLAKLFPDKNFIGIDYKGNRIWRGAKTAIEEGIDNVGFLRIQIETILDHFEKDEVSEIWITFPDPQPQDSREKKRLTNPVFLERYKHILVPEGIMHLKTDNDGFYAYTIEQIELQSLPKIKETTDLYHSDLVDDVLSIKTYYEKKYLAEDKNINYVQWKFDK, encoded by the coding sequence ATGGGTAAGGATAAACTAAGAAAATTCGCAGAAGTTGCTACATTCAAAAATGTTGTTCAGCTAGATGCAGGTAAGGAATTTAAAGGAAAATGGGCTAAGGAATTCTTTAAGAATGAACAACCTATTATTCTGGAATTGGCATGTGGAAAAGGAGAATATACCGTGAACTTGGCCAAATTATTCCCTGACAAGAATTTTATTGGTATTGACTATAAAGGGAATAGAATTTGGCGCGGCGCCAAAACAGCAATAGAGGAAGGTATTGATAATGTCGGTTTTCTAAGAATACAGATTGAGACTATTTTAGACCATTTTGAAAAAGATGAAGTTTCTGAAATATGGATTACATTCCCGGATCCTCAACCTCAAGATAGCCGTGAGAAAAAACGACTAACGAATCCTGTCTTTTTGGAAAGATACAAGCATATTCTTGTCCCTGAAGGTATTATGCACTTAAAAACCGACAATGACGGTTTTTATGCGTACACCATCGAACAAATTGAATTACAATCATTACCTAAGATAAAGGAAACAACAGACCTTTACCACTCTGATTTGGTAGATGATGTTTTGTCAATCAAAACATATTATGAGAAAAAATATTTAGCGGAAGATAAAAACATCAATTACGTACAATGGAAATTCGATAAATAA
- a CDS encoding M28 family peptidase, with translation MKRIYLICLLLSFQFAVAQEGLKTTFQRIYEDISTNSEAYDRLKYSTENLGHRLTGSENGKKTEEYAYNLLESYGYAVSYQPFTTESWARESLELTLNNKNVPSVSLAHSPVKVDLTADLIDLGNGLEADYEKAGEQVKGKIALVYLHILPNTGENLKNLHRSEKTALANKNGAKGIIFINSVKGNVLLTGTASITGKLIDIPAICIGYEDGMKWKETLEKEKVSAAIKMRNKSELTTARNVIVSIKGTEYPEEKIVIGGHLDSWDLATGAIDNGLGSYAVMDIARVFKKLNLQPKRSVDFVLFMGEEQGLLGSKAYVNEAIENGTLGQVRYMLNFDMVNAPTGFATSRDEMKTLLDSIGAVYAEVDTDFKNQNSSGAGLHSDHQPFMMQGIPSGSGTGGKLPNNAGQYYHSDNDVFKLVDKKGMEQTVKVGAAYLYGLTDANEIPAQRFSDEEIVKFLESKGLKEPLIISGEWRWGK, from the coding sequence ATGAAAAGAATTTACCTAATCTGCCTTTTATTAAGTTTTCAGTTTGCAGTTGCACAAGAAGGCTTGAAAACAACCTTTCAAAGGATTTACGAGGATATCAGTACGAATTCCGAAGCCTATGATCGCCTGAAATATTCTACAGAGAATCTAGGACATCGGCTGACGGGATCAGAGAATGGTAAAAAAACGGAAGAATATGCTTATAATCTTCTTGAATCCTATGGTTATGCAGTCAGTTACCAGCCATTTACTACCGAAAGCTGGGCGCGTGAATCTCTTGAACTCACCTTAAATAACAAAAATGTACCCTCCGTTTCTTTGGCACATTCACCTGTAAAGGTTGATTTAACAGCTGATCTTATTGATTTGGGTAATGGTCTTGAGGCTGATTATGAAAAAGCTGGAGAACAGGTCAAGGGGAAGATCGCCTTGGTATATCTTCATATCTTACCTAATACTGGAGAGAACCTAAAGAATTTGCATCGCTCTGAAAAGACAGCCTTAGCGAATAAAAATGGCGCCAAGGGAATTATTTTTATCAATAGTGTCAAGGGAAATGTGCTTTTGACCGGAACGGCGTCAATTACGGGGAAATTAATTGATATTCCAGCAATCTGTATCGGATATGAGGATGGCATGAAATGGAAAGAAACCTTGGAGAAAGAAAAGGTTTCTGCAGCTATTAAAATGCGCAATAAATCTGAGTTAACCACTGCCAGAAACGTTATTGTTTCTATTAAAGGTACGGAATACCCAGAAGAGAAAATCGTAATCGGAGGGCATTTGGATAGTTGGGACTTGGCCACTGGAGCAATTGATAATGGCTTGGGTTCTTATGCTGTAATGGATATAGCAAGGGTTTTCAAGAAGTTGAACTTGCAACCAAAGAGAAGTGTAGATTTTGTTTTGTTTATGGGTGAAGAGCAAGGGTTGTTGGGTTCTAAAGCATATGTGAATGAAGCCATTGAAAATGGAACCCTTGGTCAGGTAAGATATATGTTGAATTTTGATATGGTCAATGCACCAACGGGATTTGCAACAAGCAGAGATGAAATGAAAACGCTTTTAGACTCAATTGGGGCTGTGTATGCAGAAGTTGACACGGATTTTAAAAATCAAAATAGTTCAGGTGCAGGTTTACATAGTGATCACCAGCCTTTTATGATGCAGGGGATTCCAAGTGGTTCCGGTACTGGCGGTAAGTTGCCGAACAATGCTGGACAATACTACCACTCCGACAATGATGTCTTTAAATTGGTGGATAAAAAAGGAATGGAACAAACTGTTAAAGTCGGAGCTGCTTACCTTTATGGGCTGACCGATGCCAATGAGATTCCTGCACAACGCTTTTCAGACGAGGAAATTGTAAAATTCCTTGAATCAAAAGGACTAAAGGAGCCATTGATTATTTCTGGAGAATGGCGTTGGGGGAAATAA
- the pncA gene encoding bifunctional nicotinamidase/pyrazinamidase yields the protein MKALIIVDMQYDFLPGGSLEVAKGDEIIPIINNIQKDYDLVVATQDWHPKEHMSFSNQHVGKLPFEVIDLDGLSQVLWPGHCVQESYGAELSEDLDTSQIEAIFRKGMDPRIDSYSGFYDNGKRKDTGLAGYLRARKIDEVHVCGLAADYCVFYTAMDAISEGFKTSIISKATKAIDKGDFMEKKNTFIQAGGFLI from the coding sequence ATGAAAGCTTTAATAATAGTAGACATGCAGTATGATTTCTTGCCAGGAGGCTCCCTAGAGGTGGCGAAGGGTGATGAAATCATTCCAATCATAAATAACATTCAAAAAGATTACGATTTAGTGGTTGCTACACAGGATTGGCATCCAAAAGAACATATGAGCTTTTCCAATCAACATGTGGGAAAGTTACCCTTTGAAGTCATTGATCTTGACGGATTAAGTCAGGTACTTTGGCCAGGCCACTGTGTTCAAGAAAGCTACGGAGCTGAATTATCTGAAGATCTAGACACTTCTCAGATTGAGGCTATTTTCAGAAAAGGAATGGATCCTAGGATTGATAGCTACAGTGGATTTTATGACAACGGAAAAAGGAAAGATACTGGTTTAGCCGGTTATTTAAGAGCCCGAAAAATAGATGAAGTACATGTTTGCGGATTGGCAGCTGATTATTGTGTTTTCTATACCGCAATGGATGCTATTTCAGAAGGGTTCAAAACCAGTATCATTTCCAAAGCTACTAAAGCTATTGATAAAGGTGATTTCATGGAAAAGAAAAACACCTTTATTCAAGCAGGTGGATTTTTGATATAA
- a CDS encoding response regulator transcription factor, whose product MTNVLYVEDEESLAMIVSDSLEAQGFIVRHVLNGQQALIFHNKYKPDIIVMDVMMPIMDGFTTAKEIRKTDLVTPIIFLTAMTQTEDVVKGFKLGANDYIRKPFKIEELIVRMEAALKKNGNSMSPSKLVLGSYTLDCSKNTLSLGESSEKLSYRESELLKRLIENKDKVVPRDEIIRTYWSNDTYFTGRSLDVFISRIRKYLSEDERIKITNIRGVGYMLTVD is encoded by the coding sequence ATGACAAACGTTTTATATGTAGAGGACGAAGAAAGTCTAGCGATGATAGTTTCTGACAGCTTGGAGGCACAAGGTTTTATCGTACGCCATGTACTGAACGGTCAACAAGCCTTGATTTTCCATAACAAATATAAACCTGATATTATTGTTATGGATGTCATGATGCCCATTATGGATGGTTTTACAACGGCAAAAGAAATCCGAAAAACTGATCTTGTAACGCCTATAATCTTCCTCACGGCAATGACTCAAACTGAAGATGTTGTCAAGGGGTTTAAACTAGGAGCTAATGATTATATTAGGAAGCCATTCAAAATTGAAGAGTTAATCGTCCGCATGGAAGCTGCACTCAAAAAAAACGGTAATAGTATGTCCCCGAGCAAGCTAGTGTTAGGAAGCTACACCTTGGATTGCTCAAAAAACACCCTATCACTTGGAGAAAGTTCCGAAAAGCTCTCTTACCGCGAGTCAGAATTATTAAAAAGGTTGATAGAAAATAAAGACAAGGTAGTACCTCGTGATGAAATTATTAGGACTTACTGGAGCAATGACACTTACTTTACTGGACGGAGTCTAGACGTATTTATCAGTCGGATCAGGAAATATCTTTCTGAGGATGAAAGAATCAAAATCACAAATATCCGTGGCGTAGGCTATATGCTAACTGTGGATTAA